The following are encoded in a window of bacterium genomic DNA:
- a CDS encoding NUDIX domain-containing protein, giving the protein MNKFDVKIMVVDRATLFADQYFQGFSPANEMNYEQIILDHYFYEKRGKVETMPQLKQPISYVLILNKQSKRIFAYQRSQTEGHYNEKRLAGKWSWGIGGHIDQIDLENGNPLLASLERELSEEVVIDAYDPPQILGYINDDHTEVGSVHFGILYLVYTDCKTVRPRNQEIAWGGFLSIDELQEISESSDAAVETWSLISLPPLKQALGLE; this is encoded by the coding sequence GTGAACAAATTTGATGTAAAGATCATGGTGGTGGATCGCGCCACTTTGTTTGCCGACCAGTACTTTCAAGGCTTCTCTCCGGCCAACGAGATGAATTATGAACAGATCATCCTGGATCACTACTTTTACGAGAAGCGGGGCAAGGTGGAGACCATGCCCCAATTAAAGCAGCCTATCTCTTACGTGCTGATCCTCAACAAACAGAGCAAACGAATTTTCGCCTACCAGCGTTCGCAGACCGAAGGGCATTACAACGAAAAGCGGCTGGCAGGCAAATGGTCCTGGGGCATCGGCGGCCACATCGACCAGATCGACCTCGAGAACGGCAATCCGCTTCTGGCGAGCCTGGAGCGCGAGCTGTCGGAAGAAGTGGTGATCGATGCGTACGATCCGCCGCAGATTCTCGGCTATATCAATGACGATCATACCGAGGTCGGCTCAGTTCATTTCGGCATCCTCTATCTGGTGTACACCGACTGCAAGACCGTTCGACCGCGCAACCAGGAGATCGCCTGGGGAGGCTTTTTGTCCATCGATGAATTGCAGGAGATCAGCGAATCCAGCGATGCGGCGGTGGAGACCTGGTCCCTGATCAGCCTGCCGCCGCTGAAACAAGCCCTGGGTTTGGAATGA
- a CDS encoding glucose-6-phosphate isomerase yields the protein MITLNTNLLSPILRPNDYKLIAPRVRLVQQQLLMRKCKGRTLLGWLDLPVRQSNAEIEKILDAADHLAVKAPYLVIVGIGGSYLGGCSAIEFLQPEWQPKGNHPAILFFGHHLSSAYSAELLNFLQDQDYCVCVISKSGSTVETGIAFRLLRQQMAKKYSAKEIRDRVLIITEPGEGRLRRFAETETYPHQLDHPVDVGGRFSVLSTVGLLPMAVSGIDIRKLLQGAADMRSTCMLQTDLEENIGLRYAASRYLLYRKGRFVENLSLFDASLQMIGEWWRQLFGESEGKNGRGIFPSTTMMTTDLHSMGQYLQQGRRMLFETFLRLQNEPDRLIVGKSRKDADKLNYLAGNRMARINRIAWEATALAHQEGGVPNMTVTLEQRSPACLGRLFYLFEFSVAISGLLLRVNPFDQPGVLEYKKNMFAMLGDPRYARQRARVEKKLKKLHG from the coding sequence ATGATCACCCTTAACACCAATCTATTATCGCCGATCTTGCGGCCGAACGATTACAAACTCATCGCTCCGCGGGTTCGGCTGGTTCAACAGCAACTGCTGATGCGAAAATGCAAAGGTCGCACGCTGTTAGGCTGGCTGGATCTACCCGTGCGCCAGTCGAATGCGGAGATTGAAAAGATCCTGGACGCTGCCGACCATCTGGCCGTCAAGGCGCCCTATCTGGTCATCGTCGGCATCGGCGGAAGTTACCTGGGTGGCTGCAGCGCCATTGAATTTTTACAGCCCGAATGGCAACCCAAGGGAAACCATCCGGCGATCCTGTTCTTCGGCCACCATCTCAGCAGCGCCTATAGCGCCGAGCTGTTGAATTTTCTCCAAGACCAGGACTATTGCGTCTGCGTCATCAGCAAGTCCGGCTCCACGGTGGAGACCGGCATCGCCTTCCGATTGCTGCGCCAGCAGATGGCGAAAAAATACTCGGCGAAAGAGATACGCGACCGCGTGCTGATCATCACCGAACCGGGCGAAGGTCGTCTGCGCCGCTTCGCCGAAACGGAGACCTACCCGCATCAGCTCGATCACCCCGTGGATGTGGGCGGACGGTTTTCCGTTCTTTCAACCGTAGGCCTGCTGCCCATGGCAGTGAGCGGCATCGACATTCGCAAGCTGCTGCAAGGTGCTGCGGACATGCGCTCCACCTGCATGCTACAAACCGATCTCGAAGAAAATATCGGCCTGCGCTACGCCGCCAGCCGCTACCTGCTCTATCGCAAAGGCCGATTCGTCGAAAACCTATCCCTATTTGATGCCAGCCTGCAGATGATCGGAGAGTGGTGGCGCCAGCTTTTCGGCGAAAGCGAAGGCAAGAATGGAAGAGGGATCTTTCCTTCCACCACCATGATGACCACCGACCTGCATTCGATGGGACAATATCTCCAGCAGGGACGGCGCATGCTGTTCGAGACGTTTCTCCGTCTGCAGAATGAGCCGGACCGTCTGATTGTGGGAAAAAGCAGGAAAGACGCTGATAAGCTGAACTATTTGGCCGGCAACCGTATGGCCCGGATCAATCGCATCGCCTGGGAGGCCACAGCGCTGGCGCATCAAGAGGGCGGCGTTCCCAACATGACCGTGACCCTCGAGCAGCGCAGCCCGGCCTGCCTGGGGCGGCTGTTCTATCTGTTTGAATTCAGCGTGGCGATCAGCGGCCTGCTCCTCAGAGTCAATCCCTTTGATCAGCCCGGCGTGCTGGAGTACAAAAAAAACATGTTCGCCATGCTGGGCGATCCCCGATATGCGCGCCAGCGAGCGCGGGTGGAAAAAAAGCTAAAAAAACTGCATGGATAA
- a CDS encoding glycosyltransferase: protein MATENLNRMTLPQTASAPDISIVIPCYNAREHLEACLSSVTDQQTGYCYEVIIVDSSEEDVTPFIHERFPSVRTVRLPQRAYPGVARNAGILNAFGRIICFTDTDCRLDARWVQILGDAVTGGKPVVTGAVLNGTTDSYIGTADYLIEMTTFHPSRKSGPIEHIITANVAFERKVADRIGLLDDTIKGSDRMYAYRMVQQGIPIWFEAEMKVYHTNRTQLKKIFRNQYDCGFGAANVRRWAQVSGSILARCPLLAVGIPFARTFFIARRLASGGITPLFSFLWHYPVIFMGLLAYTCGYLANAFPRKHSQLETFHDHP from the coding sequence ATGGCGACCGAAAACCTGAACCGTATGACGCTCCCGCAAACCGCTTCGGCGCCTGACATCTCCATCGTGATTCCCTGTTATAACGCCAGGGAACATCTAGAGGCCTGTCTTTCGTCCGTGACAGACCAGCAAACCGGCTATTGCTATGAAGTAATCATCGTGGACAGCTCAGAGGAGGATGTCACTCCTTTTATCCACGAGCGCTTTCCGTCGGTACGTACCGTGCGTCTGCCGCAGCGCGCCTACCCCGGCGTGGCACGCAACGCCGGAATCCTGAACGCATTCGGCCGCATCATCTGCTTTACCGACACCGATTGCCGGCTCGATGCCCGTTGGGTGCAAATCCTCGGCGATGCGGTGACCGGCGGCAAACCCGTGGTCACCGGCGCGGTGCTCAACGGCACGACGGATTCCTATATCGGCACCGCGGATTATCTCATCGAAATGACCACCTTCCATCCCTCGCGTAAAAGCGGCCCCATCGAACACATCATCACCGCCAATGTGGCGTTCGAACGAAAAGTGGCGGATCGAATCGGATTGCTGGACGACACCATCAAGGGCAGCGACCGGATGTACGCCTACCGGATGGTGCAACAGGGGATTCCCATCTGGTTTGAAGCGGAGATGAAGGTGTATCACACAAACCGCACCCAGCTGAAAAAAATCTTTCGCAATCAGTATGACTGTGGTTTTGGTGCCGCCAATGTCCGGCGTTGGGCTCAAGTCAGCGGCTCCATCCTGGCGCGCTGCCCATTGCTGGCCGTGGGCATCCCATTTGCGCGCACCTTTTTCATCGCACGGCGGCTGGCCTCCGGCGGGATCACACCGCTGTTCTCCTTCCTCTGGCACTATCCAGTCATTTTCATGGGCTTGCTGGCCTATACGTGCGGCTATCTCGCCAACGCATTTCCCAGAAAACACTCCCAACTCGAGACATTCCATGATCACCCTTAA
- a CDS encoding response regulator: protein MADLLIVDDEPDILETLPDVLHKWGHRTFVAKNGVEGLRIFSEQHIDFVITDMKMPEMDGMELMQAILAKDSSAMIIFLTGYPSLDTAITALRSGAYDYLVKPINLDELKLRIERGLERKEHIKSLFLVKGLNWALLLSIPLWLLLGIILAKLLR from the coding sequence TTGGCGGATCTGCTCATTGTGGATGACGAGCCGGACATTCTGGAGACTCTGCCGGATGTCCTGCATAAATGGGGCCATCGCACTTTTGTGGCCAAAAACGGAGTTGAAGGCCTGCGCATCTTTTCCGAACAGCATATCGATTTTGTCATCACGGATATGAAGATGCCGGAGATGGACGGCATGGAGCTCATGCAGGCCATTTTAGCCAAGGACAGCAGCGCCATGATCATCTTTCTCACCGGCTATCCTTCGCTCGACACCGCCATCACCGCCTTGCGTTCCGGCGCCTATGACTATCTGGTGAAGCCGATCAATTTGGATGAACTCAAACTCCGCATCGAACGCGGCCTGGAGCGCAAAGAGCATATTAAATCCCTCTTTCTGGTCAAAGGGCTGAACTGGGCGCTGTTGCTTTCCATTCCGCTCTGGCTGCTGCTGGGCATTATTCTGGCCAAACTGCTGCGCTGA